The following proteins are encoded in a genomic region of Laspinema palackyanum D2c:
- a CDS encoding glycosyltransferase family 4 protein → MSNLKKSPIKIVHVTTDLAAHGAQMVLYRLLSRLNRDCYDSVVISLMDGGELVEEIQSLGVPVYTIGLKNSIPTPGQTYFLIKTLSQLKADLIQGWMYHGNLAAQVSNFFVSQNIPVLLSIHHCLYSLEYEKKMTRYVIQLSAFLSRLATGIIFVSNVSKRQHEQLGYFSPNTIVIPNGIDTGQFVPSQKARSAIRAELGLSNNSLLIGLIARFHPMKDHKTFLKAAALLIEEVPDLDIHFVLAGKGINWENTFLSKSVTQLGLTTRMHLLGERNDIPSLTASLDIASLSSYSETFSNVTAEAMSCGIPCVATDVGDLAYVINQTGYLVPPREPLALANAWKQVIDLGQEGRVALGKLARSRIINNFSLDNFVVQYENFYKTIPTRK, encoded by the coding sequence ATGAGTAACTTAAAAAAGAGTCCTATTAAAATTGTTCATGTAACAACAGATCTGGCAGCACATGGCGCTCAAATGGTATTATATAGACTTTTGTCTCGGCTCAATCGAGATTGCTATGATTCAGTCGTAATTTCTTTAATGGATGGAGGTGAGCTAGTCGAAGAAATACAATCTTTAGGTGTACCCGTTTATACCATTGGCCTAAAAAATTCCATACCAACACCAGGACAAACTTATTTTTTAATTAAAACACTATCTCAGCTTAAAGCAGATTTAATTCAAGGTTGGATGTATCACGGAAATTTGGCAGCGCAAGTTAGCAATTTTTTTGTTTCTCAAAACATTCCTGTTTTACTTAGTATTCATCATTGTTTATATTCACTAGAGTATGAAAAAAAAATGACCAGGTATGTAATTCAATTATCTGCTTTTCTTTCTAGGTTGGCAACAGGTATTATTTTTGTTTCTAACGTCAGTAAGCGTCAGCATGAACAATTAGGATACTTCTCACCAAATACAATAGTTATTCCTAATGGTATTGATACTGGTCAATTTGTCCCCTCACAAAAAGCTAGAAGTGCGATTAGAGCAGAGTTAGGTTTATCTAATAATTCTTTACTAATTGGATTAATAGCTAGGTTCCACCCTATGAAAGATCATAAAACCTTTTTAAAAGCAGCAGCCTTGCTGATTGAAGAAGTTCCTGATTTAGATATCCATTTTGTTTTAGCAGGAAAAGGTATTAATTGGGAAAATACTTTCTTATCTAAATCCGTTACTCAACTAGGTCTCACTACAAGAATGCATTTACTGGGTGAGCGAAATGACATACCCTCCCTTACTGCTTCTTTAGATATTGCTTCCTTATCCTCTTATAGTGAGACCTTTTCCAACGTAACTGCTGAAGCTATGTCTTGTGGGATTCCTTGCGTGGCTACCGATGTGGGAGATTTAGCTTATGTTATCAACCAAACAGGATACCTAGTTCCTCCGCGAGAACCATTAGCCTTGGCTAATGCTTGGAAACAAGTAATTGATTTGGGGCAAGAAGGCAGAGTGGCTTTGGGTAAACTAGCAAGGAGCAGAATAATCAATAATTTTTCTTTAGATAATTTTGTTGTTCAGTATGAAAATTTTTATAAAACTATCCCGACGAGAAAGTAA
- a CDS encoding ISAzo13 family transposase yields the protein MELTDSVKTLLIETAKQLKGAARRRFMAQTVKELGAGGQSRANKELGWDRDTVRKGVRELETGITCVDNYKGRGRKKSENHLPHLLADIQSIVDSQSQTDPTFKSNRLYTRLSAEEVRKQLILQKNYRSEELPTTETIRRKLNDLGYYPQKVKKSKPQKKIPETDEIFERMEVINEESLLCPDTLEISMDGKAAVNIGPFSRKGKTRIPTLACDHDFNSNSKVIPYGIFLPQSDDLFLYFIKSQVTSDCIVDILEEWWQEFGSRFGECKTLLIKQDNGPENHSRRTQFMKRIVEFVETYKINVRLAYYPPYHSKYNPIERTWAVLENHWNGTILEDIKTALQWAETMTWKGNNPVVKLVEKTYKTGVQLTSKAMKELETKLTRFINIEPENQYNLGKWFVDIFYSTP from the coding sequence ATGGAATTAACAGATTCGGTGAAAACTTTATTAATTGAGACAGCAAAGCAATTGAAAGGAGCCGCGAGACGTCGTTTCATGGCTCAGACGGTTAAGGAATTGGGGGCTGGGGGTCAGAGTCGAGCTAACAAAGAATTGGGATGGGATAGGGATACAGTAAGGAAAGGAGTGCGGGAACTAGAGACCGGCATAACTTGTGTAGATAATTATAAAGGCCGGGGGCGCAAAAAATCTGAGAACCATTTGCCTCATCTATTGGCAGATATTCAATCGATAGTAGATAGTCAGAGTCAAACGGATCCTACATTTAAAAGTAACCGCTTATATACCCGCTTGAGCGCGGAAGAAGTTAGAAAGCAACTGATTCTGCAAAAAAATTATAGGTCAGAAGAGTTGCCCACGACAGAAACCATTAGACGGAAACTTAACGACTTAGGTTATTACCCGCAAAAAGTGAAAAAAAGTAAACCTCAAAAAAAAATTCCCGAAACCGATGAAATTTTTGAGCGGATGGAAGTGATTAACGAAGAGTCTTTACTGTGTCCTGACACGTTAGAAATATCAATGGATGGCAAAGCTGCCGTTAACATTGGGCCTTTTTCCCGAAAAGGAAAAACTCGCATCCCAACTTTAGCTTGCGATCATGATTTTAATTCAAACAGTAAAGTCATACCTTATGGGATCTTTTTACCTCAGTCAGACGACTTATTTTTATATTTTATAAAATCCCAAGTTACGAGCGATTGCATCGTTGATATTTTAGAAGAGTGGTGGCAAGAATTTGGCTCCAGGTTTGGGGAGTGTAAGACCCTGCTAATCAAACAAGATAATGGCCCCGAGAATCATTCACGAAGAACTCAATTTATGAAACGCATAGTCGAGTTTGTTGAAACTTATAAAATCAATGTGCGTCTGGCATACTATCCGCCCTATCACAGTAAATACAATCCAATTGAGCGGACTTGGGCTGTGTTAGAAAATCATTGGAATGGCACCATTCTTGAGGATATCAAAACCGCTTTGCAGTGGGCAGAAACCATGACTTGGAAAGGTAATAATCCCGTAGTAAAGCTCGTGGAAAAGACCTATAAAACAGGAGTTCAGCTAACGTCTAAAGCGATGAAAGAGCTGGAAACTAAGCTCACTCGTTTTATCAACATAGAGCCAGAAAATCAGTACAACTTGGGTAAATGGTTTGTAGACATCTTCTATAGTACCCCGTAA
- a CDS encoding methyltransferase domain-containing protein, with amino-acid sequence MKPLTKYVPWWAKIGGKVILSRLPTSYHLWKNFSLFEHGSMQDPAYAYSVFKQHFDRIQPPAGFTSLELGPGDSLFSAIVTKAFGGSSSYLVDTGDYATQDIDSYKIMAEFLDQKELAVDSTWTNWQSVSDILESCSAHYLTSGLSSLKSIPDNSVDFIWSQAVLEHIRKHEFLVLMQELRRIIKNTGSCSHVIDLKDHLGGNLNSLRFPEKIWESDFMVKSGFYTNRIRYSEMIDLFQEANFQITSVEIKKWDKLPTSRANLALPFKNMPDEELLVSEFSTILQPV; translated from the coding sequence ATGAAGCCTTTAACAAAATATGTCCCCTGGTGGGCAAAAATTGGTGGGAAAGTGATTTTATCTCGTTTGCCAACGAGTTATCATTTATGGAAAAATTTTTCTTTATTTGAACATGGTTCAATGCAGGATCCTGCTTATGCTTATTCAGTTTTTAAGCAGCACTTCGATCGCATTCAACCACCTGCCGGATTTACTAGCTTGGAATTAGGACCGGGAGACTCTTTGTTTTCTGCTATAGTTACAAAAGCTTTTGGAGGTTCTTCATCCTATCTTGTTGATACTGGAGACTATGCTACTCAGGATATCGACTCCTACAAAATAATGGCTGAATTTCTTGATCAAAAAGAATTAGCAGTCGATTCTACATGGACTAATTGGCAATCAGTATCAGATATTCTTGAAAGTTGTTCTGCTCATTATCTGACATCCGGTTTATCTTCTTTAAAATCTATTCCCGATAACTCAGTTGATTTTATATGGTCTCAAGCAGTTTTAGAGCATATTAGAAAACATGAATTTCTCGTTCTTATGCAAGAGTTACGCCGAATTATTAAAAATACTGGTTCTTGTTCTCATGTAATTGACTTAAAAGATCATCTAGGGGGAAATCTTAATAGTCTTAGATTCCCGGAAAAAATTTGGGAGTCAGATTTTATGGTGAAATCAGGATTTTATACCAATAGAATCCGTTATTCTGAAATGATCGATTTATTTCAAGAGGCTAATTTTCAGATTACATCTGTTGAAATCAAAAAATGGGATAAATTACCAACTTCACGGGCAAATTTAGCACTTCCATTTAAAAATATGCCAGATGAAGAATTACTGGTATCTGAGTTTTCAACAATTTTACAGCCTGTTTAG
- a CDS encoding class I SAM-dependent methyltransferase: MRHLKALVKQTFPDVIIFLTQLKARKLKNKPIDKIFVEIYTKNTWKSPLSRSGTGSELLQTSTIQQAIPIIIEQLNIQVVVDAPCGDFHWMKEVKLDVLKYIGVDIVPILINENHKRYSNDKREFLVKNIISDPLPISDLIICRDCLVHLSFEDAIKSLKNFKQSGAKYLMTTTFIDCQINRDIITGNWRPLNLELPPFNFPKPIKLINEKCTEGSGTFSDKSLGIWDLQSFEIK; this comes from the coding sequence ATGCGACATTTGAAAGCACTTGTAAAACAAACATTCCCCGATGTTATAATATTCTTAACTCAACTTAAAGCACGAAAACTAAAAAACAAACCTATAGATAAAATATTTGTAGAAATTTATACTAAAAACACTTGGAAAAGCCCTCTTTCTCGCTCAGGAACCGGCTCTGAACTCCTCCAAACATCTACGATACAACAGGCAATTCCTATTATTATTGAACAATTAAATATACAAGTTGTTGTTGATGCTCCATGTGGCGATTTTCACTGGATGAAAGAAGTAAAACTGGACGTACTTAAGTATATAGGAGTAGATATAGTACCAATTTTAATTAATGAAAACCATAAAAGATACAGTAACGATAAGCGAGAGTTTTTAGTCAAAAATATTATTTCTGATCCTCTCCCTATATCTGATTTGATCATATGTAGAGATTGTTTAGTTCATTTATCATTTGAAGATGCAATCAAATCTCTTAAAAATTTTAAACAAAGTGGGGCAAAGTATTTGATGACAACAACATTTATTGATTGCCAAATTAACAGAGATATTATTACGGGAAATTGGAGACCTTTAAACTTGGAGTTACCTCCTTTTAATTTTCCAAAACCCATAAAATTGATTAATGAAAAATGTACTGAAGGATCAGGAACTTTTAGTGATAAAAGTCTGGGTATATGGGATTTACAATCTTTTGAAATAAAATAA
- a CDS encoding glycosyltransferase family 4 protein, with protein MKILLIITRSDAVGGAQLHVRDLALRLLRDGYQVMVLTGVRGKYNDLLEKSGIQNVACPTFKNNINPLEDWQTLSFIKQTISQFKPDLVATHSSKAGILGRWASKQSKVPCIFTAHGWSFAEGIPEPKRTIYQLLEQWTAKFTDRIICVSEYDRQLGIKAGIEPNRLVKIHNGISDISPELIASPGHSNPVRIVMVARFEPQKDHRTMLMALQTLKEVELDLLGDGPDMETYKIMARELGIADRVNFLGFCSNVTDRLTQYQIFALMTNWEGFPISTLEAMRAGLPTVVSDVNGCSEAIIEGETGYSIPQGDVETLRTRLKTLISDSELRVKMGQLARKRYEKEYTFEMMYQCTIQTYQKALTSYSKVIHI; from the coding sequence ATGAAAATTTTATTAATTATTACCAGATCGGATGCAGTAGGGGGCGCACAACTTCATGTCAGAGATTTAGCATTAAGGCTTCTGAGAGATGGATATCAGGTCATGGTTCTCACGGGGGTCAGAGGAAAGTATAACGATTTATTAGAAAAAAGTGGAATTCAGAATGTTGCTTGCCCAACGTTTAAAAACAATATTAACCCTTTAGAAGATTGGCAAACCCTCAGTTTTATCAAGCAAACAATTAGCCAATTTAAGCCCGATTTAGTGGCTACTCATTCCAGCAAAGCGGGAATTTTAGGACGCTGGGCTAGTAAGCAAAGCAAGGTTCCTTGTATCTTCACTGCTCACGGATGGTCTTTCGCGGAAGGAATTCCCGAACCGAAGCGCACCATTTACCAACTATTGGAGCAGTGGACGGCTAAATTTACCGATCGAATTATCTGTGTTTCAGAGTACGATCGCCAATTAGGGATTAAAGCAGGCATTGAACCTAATCGTTTAGTTAAAATTCACAACGGTATTAGCGATATTTCTCCCGAACTCATCGCTAGTCCTGGTCATAGCAATCCAGTTAGGATTGTCATGGTGGCTCGCTTTGAACCCCAAAAAGACCATAGAACTATGTTGATGGCACTCCAAACGTTAAAAGAAGTTGAACTAGACTTGCTTGGAGATGGGCCTGATATGGAAACCTATAAAATAATGGCGAGAGAATTAGGGATTGCTGACCGGGTAAATTTTTTAGGGTTTTGTAGTAATGTCACTGATCGACTTACTCAATATCAAATTTTTGCACTGATGACGAATTGGGAAGGATTTCCTATTTCCACTTTGGAAGCAATGAGAGCAGGTTTGCCTACTGTGGTTTCTGATGTCAATGGTTGCTCTGAAGCAATTATTGAAGGTGAAACAGGTTACTCTATTCCACAAGGAGATGTAGAGACTTTACGAACTCGTCTAAAAACTCTAATCAGCGACTCAGAACTCCGCGTCAAAATGGGTCAATTAGCTCGTAAAAGATATGAAAAAGAATATACCTTTGAAATGATGTATCAATGTACTATCCAAACTTATCAGAAGGCACTAACATCATACTCCAAAGTAATTCACATTTAA